In the Balaenoptera ricei isolate mBalRic1 chromosome 1, mBalRic1.hap2, whole genome shotgun sequence genome, ATGCCCAAAAGCTTGGAATTTAAGTAAGAATCTCACATTGTCCTCTCTTGCCCCATCTCCAACTTGCTCAATGGAGAACAGGAGACCAAGattaaacatacaaataaataggTAATAATCAATTGTAATAATGTGTGAAGTTATTGGTACTCTGAGGAAGAATAATAGAAGAGAATTGTAAGCTGTGTGGCCAGGTGAAGCCTCTTGGAGGAAATGACATTTAAGCTGAAAAGTGAGAAACACTCAGCAAAAAGCATATGTGTGGATGTGTGGGTAAATAtttcagggagaagaaaaaccatgtgacAGTATTCTAAGGCAAATAAGAATTAGTGCAATGACTTTACCTGGGAGATTGTCAGTATAGCTGGAACTGCTAACTGTATTTCTCTTATAAGTGGCTGATTAGTTATTTTAAGTAGTTACAtttttgtataaaaattaaaccaCAAAAGTACAAGGTATCAGTTTAACCTCAATTGATAATACATGGGGATGAAGGTCTTTACTAAAAACTTTCACTACTTTAATAGGTGCCATCCCATGTGCTGGGGCAGTGGGGTTGGCTATGAGCAGATCTATAGGCAAGGTGGCTAATGGGATATATTCATCCTTATTAGTATATATGTCACAAATCTTGCCCTATTTCAGTGAGAACAAAGGTCACAGTAACAAAATACCAATCTCTATAAATACAAACCTATTTTTCTCTTGAGCCAGCAGCAAAATAATAGGGCCATAGTGGTGGGACCAGAGATGCCAAGCAGCACCTCCATGACTCTTGAAGTAAGAACTTCTTTTCTGTCCTCCGTAGGCACTGAAGGGAGAGACCTGTACATGAACTGCCAAGGAGAAGGGCTTGGGTTTGGAGAGCAGATATCTTGAGTGTGGGTTGAGGCAAGGTCTGCTcttcctgggggaggtggggaggtagGACTTATTTATGCACCTAGGGACTTGCAGCTTATCACATTGATGAGAGAAGAGAGGCACCAGCTTTGATGTCCCCCATGCCCCCTCAGATACATCTCCCAGGACAGGACTACCCATAGAAGCCTCATCTTTGGTAGCACACCACCAGAAACTTTGTGGGGTCAGCAAAACTCCCAGAATGCTGAGAAACAGACATTGACCGAAGTAGTTCCACAGCGTGAGCTATACCTATGATATTGAGTGGTACCACCTCACTGCGCTGGGCCACCAGGCCATTGTTGGCCTCACAGTAGTAGTTTCCAGAATGTTCTGCAGTCAGAGAGAGGTTGAAAGACACTCCTCCTCCAGAGGGAGCTGAGCTGCTCCCCAGGGCGACATCCTCATGATAAAACTGGTACAGGATCGGGGCAGAGCCTCTCCAGACCTCGCAGTGAAGCTCCATCACGTCCCCCACCACAGCCTGGGCCCCGGGAGCCCTGAGGGTGAGGACAGGGTGAGACACTGGAACTGAGAGAGATAGTAGACTGTCAGAGGGGGTCTCTGATGATGACAGACTCACAATCCCTGCCCACAGAGGCGCAGCGCCAGTTCACTTCCTCAGGGTGCCCCAGGGGAACATGCTGGCTGAGCAGAAAGGCAGTGGAACTTACTTCTGACAGTGATGTTCACCAGCTCACTGAGCCTGGGGCCATAGCCATTGTCAGCCGCACAGTAATATTGCTCAGAGTCACTCTCCATCACCACAGGGATCTCAAATGTCGCCGTCAGTGaacgctgggtcttcgtttccaggTTTAAACCCAGGACCCCTTTGTACCAGAAGAAGGTGATATCTCCTGTGCCCCCAGTGACCAAGCAGACAAGAACCAGCTTTTCCCCCTCCATCAGGTATCCACCGGGAGGTTGTATCTCCAAGTTCACATTACTGATGGGGACTCCTACATGAACACAAGATGACACAGGAAGGCCCTGAGTAGGGAGGGTTTCAGGGACAGGGTAGGTGCGACAGTCCTGAGAGCAAAGTCCTCCGGTGAAGTCAACAGCTTATATTATTTAAAGGTGGGGCAGGGAGCTAGTGGGCAGAGGGGGTCCTGCTGATTTGGAATTGGCATTGGTTGGGTTGATGGTGGTAGGGTAAGAAAGACACCATAATATTCCCATGGAGGTTACAGTGTCTTCTCCCTGCCTAAGACAGTGTGATTCCCAGAACCATGATCTCTCAAACTCCCATTTTTCAAGGCACAATAGTGTAATGGCTACAAGTCTAGGTTACAAAtcaaactgcctgggtttgaatgttGGTTCCAACTCTTCTTGTGCATGCTTggtcaaattacttaacttctctgagactcaatttcccatctggaaaatggagaagATAATGACAGTTATCTCCTACAGTTGTGATGCTTCAATTGAACAACATGTGGgtcagattggttcaagatgacggagtagaaggacatacacactcactctctcttgcaagagcactgggATCACAACttactgctgaacaatcattgacaggaacacactggaactcactaaaagaaataccccacatccaaagacaaaggagaagccacagtgagatggtaggaggggcataatcacaatgaaatcaaatcccataactactgggtgggtgactcacaaactggagaacaattataccacagaagtccacccactggagtgaaggttctgagctccacatcaggcttcccaacctggggttctggcaacaggaggaggaattcccagag is a window encoding:
- the FCRL1 gene encoding Fc receptor-like protein 1, which produces MLLRLLLLICAPLCEPTELFLIVSPSQPIEGNSMTLACKTEPPPRKLDVQLQFRFYKDGRPLGLDWDSIPELWIPAVWREDSGSYWCQAKTTPLRVKWSRRVQIQVHGVPISNVNLEIQPPGGYLMEGEKLVLVCLVTGGTGDITFFWYKGVLGLNLETKTQRSLTATFEIPVVMESDSEQYYCAADNGYGPRLSELVNITVRIPVSHPVLTLRAPGAQAVVGDVMELHCEVWRGSAPILYQFYHEDVALGSSSAPSGGGVSFNLSLTAEHSGNYYCEANNGLVAQRSEVVPLNIIVPTEDRKEVLTSRVMEVLLGISGPTTMALLFCCWLKRKIGSRSAGDPLRSLPSPVPQESTYLNSQGPEQLHPDYENVNVVSGDEVYSLAYCVQQEQQPAAGETRGSELVSDFRLSWNREDNQ